From one Aggregicoccus sp. 17bor-14 genomic stretch:
- a CDS encoding ABC transporter ATP-binding protein has translation MSAPLLEVQELVVDYGAIRALKGISLQVGQGELVAVIGSNGAGKTTLLRTLSGLQRATSGRASFAGESLLGRSAHKVVAAGVAHVPEGRRVFAQQSVKDNLLLGAYLRLRKGDKAGVQEDLERMFQTFPRLRERQAQAAGTLSGGEQQMLALARALLSRPKLLLLDEPSMGLAPVIIDEVFRLIEQLKARRETTLLLVEQLAFRALEVADRAYVIEQGSIQLSGTAKEVLADPGVRRAYLGAAAAH, from the coding sequence GTGAGCGCCCCGCTGCTCGAGGTGCAGGAGCTGGTGGTGGACTACGGCGCCATCCGCGCGCTCAAGGGCATCAGCCTGCAGGTGGGCCAGGGCGAGCTGGTGGCCGTCATCGGCAGCAACGGCGCGGGGAAGACCACGCTCCTGCGCACGCTCTCGGGCCTGCAGCGGGCCACCAGCGGGCGCGCGAGCTTCGCGGGGGAGTCCCTGCTCGGGCGCTCGGCCCACAAGGTGGTGGCGGCGGGGGTCGCGCACGTGCCGGAGGGCCGACGCGTGTTCGCGCAGCAGTCGGTGAAGGACAACCTGCTCTTGGGGGCCTACCTGCGGCTGCGCAAGGGGGACAAGGCGGGCGTGCAGGAGGACCTGGAGCGCATGTTCCAGACCTTCCCCCGGCTGCGCGAGCGCCAGGCGCAGGCGGCCGGCACGCTCTCGGGCGGCGAGCAGCAGATGCTCGCGCTCGCGCGCGCCCTGCTCAGCCGCCCCAAGCTCCTGCTCCTGGACGAGCCGTCCATGGGGCTCGCCCCGGTCATCATCGACGAGGTGTTCCGCCTCATCGAGCAGCTCAAGGCGCGCCGCGAGACCACGCTGCTGCTGGTGGAGCAGCTCGCCTTCCGCGCCCTGGAGGTGGCCGACCGCGCCTACGTCATCGAGCAGGGCAGCATCCAGCTCTCCGGCACCGCGAAGGAGGTGCTCGCCGACCCCGGCGTGCGCCGCGCCTACCTGGGCGCGGCCGCCGCCCACTGA
- a CDS encoding ABC transporter ATP-binding protein, with protein sequence MAEDDIILETRGLTKEFRGFVAVKGVNLRVRRGTVHALIGPNGAGKTTCFNLLTKFLPVTRGTIHYKGRDITRARPADVARLGMVRSFQISATFPHLSVLENVRVALQRGRGASFDFWRSDRVLHQYDARARELLEAVGLSQQAHLPAVELSYGRKRALEIATTLALDPELLLLDEPTAGMGHEDVDRIAELIKRVARQRTVLMVEHNLSVVANLCHTITVLARGEILAEGDYAQVSQNPDVVTAYMGAAHA encoded by the coding sequence ATGGCGGAAGACGACATCATCCTGGAGACGCGAGGGCTCACGAAGGAGTTCCGCGGCTTCGTCGCGGTGAAGGGCGTGAACCTGCGGGTGCGCCGCGGCACGGTGCACGCGCTCATCGGCCCCAACGGCGCGGGCAAGACCACCTGCTTCAACCTGCTCACCAAGTTCCTGCCGGTGACGCGCGGCACCATCCACTACAAGGGCCGGGACATCACGCGCGCGCGCCCCGCGGACGTGGCGCGCCTGGGCATGGTGCGCAGCTTCCAGATCTCCGCCACCTTCCCGCACCTGAGCGTGCTGGAGAACGTGCGCGTGGCGCTGCAGCGCGGGCGCGGCGCGTCCTTCGACTTCTGGCGCTCGGACCGGGTGCTGCACCAGTACGACGCGCGGGCGCGCGAGCTGCTCGAGGCCGTGGGGCTCTCGCAGCAGGCGCACCTGCCCGCGGTGGAGCTCTCCTACGGGCGCAAGCGCGCGCTGGAGATCGCCACCACGCTGGCGCTGGACCCCGAGCTGCTGCTGCTCGACGAGCCCACCGCGGGCATGGGCCACGAGGACGTGGACCGCATCGCGGAGCTGATCAAGCGCGTGGCCCGGCAGCGCACCGTGCTGATGGTGGAGCACAACCTCAGCGTGGTCGCGAACCTCTGCCACACCATCACCGTGCTCGCGCGCGGGGAGATCCTCGCCGAGGGCGACTACGCCCAGGTGAGCCAGAACCCGGACGTGGTCACCGCCTACATGGGAGCCGCGCATGCCTGA
- a CDS encoding ABC transporter ATP-binding protein, producing MPESTAAATQGATAPLLEVRSLQAWYGESHILHGVDLEVRPGELVTILGRNGAGKTTTLRSLMGMCLKRTGSVRLGGEETIRLPSHRIARLGMALCPEERGIFASLDVEENLLLPPRVREGGLSQEAILELFPNLKERLHSPGTKLSGGEQQMLAIGRILRTGARLLLLDEPTEGLAPVIVQQIGATIRRLKQEGFTILLVEQNLRFAGSIADHHYVMEHGRIIDRIPNAELERSMDKLKGYLGV from the coding sequence ATGCCTGAGAGCACCGCTGCCGCCACGCAGGGCGCCACCGCCCCGCTGCTCGAGGTGCGCAGCCTGCAGGCCTGGTACGGCGAGAGCCACATCCTGCACGGGGTGGACCTGGAGGTGCGCCCCGGCGAGCTGGTCACCATCCTGGGGCGCAACGGCGCAGGCAAGACGACCACGCTGCGCAGCCTGATGGGCATGTGCCTCAAGCGCACGGGCTCGGTGCGGCTCGGCGGCGAGGAGACCATCCGCCTGCCCTCGCACCGCATCGCGCGGCTCGGCATGGCGCTGTGCCCCGAGGAGCGCGGCATCTTCGCGAGCCTGGACGTGGAGGAGAACCTGCTCCTGCCGCCGCGGGTGCGCGAGGGGGGACTGAGCCAGGAGGCCATCCTCGAGCTGTTCCCCAACCTCAAGGAGCGGCTGCACAGCCCGGGCACCAAGCTCTCCGGCGGCGAGCAGCAGATGCTGGCCATCGGGCGCATCCTGCGCACCGGGGCGCGCCTGCTGCTCCTGGACGAGCCCACCGAGGGGCTCGCGCCGGTCATCGTGCAGCAGATCGGCGCCACCATCCGCCGCCTCAAGCAGGAGGGCTTCACCATCCTGCTCGTGGAGCAGAACCTGCGCTTCGCCGGGTCCATCGCGGACCACCACTACGTCATGGAGCACGGGCGCATCATCGACCGCATCCCCAACGCGGAGCTCGAGCGCAGCATGGACAAGCTCAAGGGCTACCTCGGGGTCTGA
- a CDS encoding ABC transporter substrate-binding protein: MTSSRILKMVALAGLAAGAAYAQTQADAGAKAPAAAAAPAAGAGKITDGVIKIGVLNDQSGLYADLSGQGSVLAAKMAVEDFGAIPGAKVEVIFADHQNKPDIGSNIARQWFDVDKVDAIVDVPTSSVALAVNEVARAKNKVFLDSGAGSTDLTGKACSPNTVHWTYDTYALAHGTGSAVVANGGKSWFFLTADYAFGQSLEKNTSDVVKAAGGKVVGSVRHPLNTADFSSFLLQAQSSGAQVIGLANAGGDTINAIKAANEFGITQGGQKLAGLLVFISDVHALGLPTAKGLLLTEAFYWDRDDKTRAFSKRFADRNGGKMPTMVHAGVYSAVTHYLKAVKALKSDADGKAVVTQMKATPTDDPLFGKGSIRADGRKIHPMYLYQVKAPNESKKPWDYYKLVRTIPAEQAWSPLDKSECPLVKK, encoded by the coding sequence ATGACGTCCAGCCGGATCCTCAAGATGGTGGCGCTCGCGGGGCTTGCCGCGGGCGCGGCGTATGCGCAGACGCAGGCGGACGCGGGGGCCAAGGCGCCCGCGGCCGCGGCCGCACCCGCCGCAGGCGCGGGCAAGATCACCGACGGGGTGATCAAGATCGGCGTGCTCAACGACCAGTCCGGCCTCTACGCGGACCTGAGCGGCCAGGGCTCGGTGCTCGCCGCGAAGATGGCGGTGGAGGACTTCGGCGCCATCCCCGGCGCCAAGGTGGAGGTCATCTTCGCGGACCACCAGAACAAGCCGGACATCGGCTCGAACATCGCGCGCCAGTGGTTCGACGTGGACAAGGTGGACGCCATCGTGGACGTGCCCACCTCGTCCGTGGCGCTCGCGGTGAACGAGGTGGCGCGCGCGAAGAACAAGGTGTTCCTGGACTCCGGCGCGGGCAGCACGGACCTCACCGGCAAGGCCTGCAGCCCGAACACGGTGCACTGGACCTATGACACCTACGCGCTCGCGCACGGCACGGGCAGCGCGGTGGTGGCCAACGGCGGCAAGAGCTGGTTCTTCCTCACCGCGGACTACGCCTTCGGCCAGTCGCTCGAGAAGAACACCTCGGACGTGGTGAAGGCGGCCGGCGGCAAGGTGGTGGGCAGCGTGCGCCACCCGCTCAACACCGCGGACTTCAGCTCCTTCCTGCTGCAGGCGCAGAGCTCGGGCGCGCAGGTGATCGGCCTGGCGAACGCGGGCGGCGACACCATCAACGCCATCAAGGCGGCCAACGAGTTCGGCATCACGCAGGGCGGGCAGAAGCTCGCGGGCCTGCTGGTGTTCATCTCGGACGTGCACGCGCTGGGGCTGCCCACGGCGAAGGGCCTGCTGCTCACCGAGGCCTTCTACTGGGACCGCGACGACAAGACGCGCGCCTTCTCCAAGCGCTTCGCGGACCGCAACGGCGGCAAGATGCCCACCATGGTGCACGCGGGCGTGTACTCCGCCGTCACGCACTACCTGAAGGCGGTGAAGGCGCTCAAGAGCGACGCGGACGGCAAGGCGGTGGTGACGCAGATGAAGGCCACCCCCACGGACGACCCGCTCTTCGGCAAGGGCAGCATCCGCGCCGACGGCCGCAAGATCCACCCCATGTACCTGTACCAGGTGAAGGCGCCCAACGAGTCGAAGAAGCCCTGGGACTACTACAAGCTGGTGCGCACCATCCCCGCCGAGCAGGCGTGGAGCCCGCTCGACAAGAGCGAGTGCCCGCTGGTGAAGAAGTAG
- a CDS encoding branched-chain amino acid ABC transporter permease, translated as MHTVFGVPLQALFGQLLVGLINGSFYALLSLGLAIIFGLLNVVNFAHGAFYTVGAFAAWFLLQFAGVGYWGALVLSPLVVGLLGALVERTMIKRLAGLDPIYGLLLTFGLALVIQGLFQNKYGSSGQPYEMPEALSGGYALGFMFLPKYRAWVVGFSVLLCAATWFVTERTRLGSYLRAATENPALVQAFGVNVPRLITVTYGLGVALAAVAGVLAAPVYRVSPLMGSDLIIVVFAVVVIGGMGSIMGSIVTGFALGVIEGLTKVFYPEASNTVIFVVMAVVLMIKPSGLFGRTA; from the coding sequence ATGCACACCGTCTTCGGCGTCCCGCTCCAGGCCCTGTTCGGCCAGCTCCTCGTGGGGCTGATCAACGGCTCGTTCTACGCGCTGCTCAGCCTGGGGCTCGCCATCATCTTCGGCCTGCTCAACGTGGTGAACTTCGCCCACGGCGCCTTCTACACGGTGGGCGCCTTCGCCGCGTGGTTCCTGCTGCAGTTCGCGGGCGTGGGCTACTGGGGCGCGCTGGTGCTCAGCCCGCTGGTGGTGGGGCTGCTGGGGGCGCTGGTGGAGCGCACGATGATCAAGCGGCTCGCGGGGCTGGACCCCATCTACGGGCTCTTGCTCACCTTCGGGCTCGCGCTGGTCATCCAGGGGCTGTTCCAGAACAAGTACGGCAGCAGCGGGCAGCCCTACGAGATGCCCGAGGCGCTGAGCGGCGGCTACGCGCTGGGCTTCATGTTCCTGCCCAAGTACCGCGCCTGGGTGGTGGGCTTCTCGGTGCTGCTGTGCGCCGCCACCTGGTTCGTCACCGAGCGCACGCGGCTGGGCAGCTACCTGCGCGCGGCCACCGAGAACCCGGCGCTGGTGCAGGCCTTCGGCGTGAACGTGCCGCGCCTCATCACCGTCACCTACGGCCTGGGCGTGGCGCTCGCGGCGGTGGCCGGCGTGCTCGCGGCGCCGGTGTACCGGGTGAGCCCGCTGATGGGCTCGGACCTGATCATCGTGGTCTTCGCGGTGGTGGTCATCGGCGGCATGGGCAGCATCATGGGCTCCATCGTGACCGGCTTCGCGCTGGGGGTCATCGAGGGGCTGACCAAGGTCTTCTATCCAGAGGCCAGCAACACGGTGATCTTCGTGGTGATGGCGGTGGTGCTGATGATCAAGCCTTCGGGTCTCTTCGGAAGGACCGCGTGA
- a CDS encoding branched-chain amino acid ABC transporter permease produces MAESTSTPPPALAQRASPRQRQWVPLAVLAALLVVAPFAGIYPVFLMKALCFALFACAFNLLLGYVGLLSFGHALFFGSAGYAAAHAAKVWGWNPLLAIAFGALVAAAYGLVVGALAIRRQGIYFAMVTLALAQMAFFFYLQTPFTGGEDGIQAVPRGSILGVDLDQMLPLYFFVLAIFLAGFLLIYRTVHSPFGQVLTAVRENEPRTVSLGYKPDHYKLIAFVLSAALAGVAGGTKALVFQLASLTDVHWHTSGAVILMTLLGGLGTILGPVVGAFIVVALENYLAQLGSWVTVVEGGIFVVCVLTFRRGVIGELSRLLKRPL; encoded by the coding sequence ATGGCCGAGTCCACCTCCACGCCGCCCCCGGCACTGGCCCAGCGCGCGAGCCCCCGCCAGCGCCAGTGGGTGCCCCTCGCGGTGCTCGCGGCGCTGCTGGTGGTGGCGCCCTTCGCGGGCATCTACCCGGTGTTCCTGATGAAGGCGCTGTGCTTCGCGCTCTTCGCCTGCGCCTTCAACCTGCTGCTGGGCTACGTGGGGCTCCTGTCCTTCGGGCACGCGCTGTTCTTCGGCTCGGCGGGCTACGCGGCGGCGCACGCGGCGAAGGTGTGGGGCTGGAACCCGCTGCTCGCCATCGCGTTCGGCGCGCTCGTGGCCGCGGCGTACGGCCTGGTGGTGGGGGCGCTCGCCATCCGGCGCCAGGGCATCTACTTCGCCATGGTCACGCTGGCGCTCGCGCAGATGGCCTTCTTCTTCTACCTGCAGACGCCCTTCACGGGCGGCGAGGACGGCATCCAGGCGGTGCCGCGCGGGAGCATCCTGGGCGTGGACCTGGACCAGATGCTGCCGCTCTACTTCTTCGTGCTGGCCATCTTCCTCGCGGGCTTCCTGCTCATCTACCGCACCGTGCACTCGCCCTTCGGGCAGGTGCTCACGGCGGTGCGCGAGAACGAGCCGCGCACGGTGTCGCTCGGCTACAAGCCGGACCACTACAAGCTCATCGCCTTCGTGCTCTCGGCGGCGCTCGCCGGGGTCGCGGGCGGCACCAAGGCGCTGGTGTTCCAGCTCGCGAGCCTCACGGACGTGCACTGGCACACCTCGGGCGCGGTCATCTTGATGACGCTCCTGGGCGGCCTGGGCACCATCCTGGGCCCGGTGGTGGGAGCCTTCATCGTGGTGGCGCTGGAGAACTACCTGGCGCAGCTGGGCTCGTGGGTGACGGTGGTGGAGGGCGGCATCTTCGTCGTCTGCGTGCTCACCTTCCGCCGGGGCGTCATCGGCGAGCTGAGCCGCTTGCTCAAGAGGCCGCTGTAG
- a CDS encoding 3-hydroxybutyrate dehydrogenase, giving the protein MRMKDQVAIVTGAASGIGREIAHAYAREGAKVAVADLRLDAAQVVVSELQAQGATAMAVAMDVSSEAQVDAGVADVVQRLGGVDVLVSNAGIQIIAPVDELTFEQWRRMLGIHLDGAFLTTRACLRHMYKSGRGGSILYMGSVHSKEASPLKAPYVAAKHGLLGLARAVAKEGAKHNVRANVLCPGFVRTPLVDKQIPEQAKELGISEAEVIKNVMLKNTVDGEFTTMADVAEAAVFFASFASKALTGQSLIISHGWHME; this is encoded by the coding sequence ATGCGGATGAAGGACCAGGTGGCGATCGTGACGGGTGCGGCCAGTGGCATCGGCCGCGAGATCGCCCATGCCTACGCGCGCGAGGGCGCGAAGGTGGCGGTGGCGGACCTGCGGCTGGACGCCGCGCAGGTGGTGGTGAGCGAGCTGCAGGCACAAGGCGCCACGGCGATGGCCGTGGCCATGGACGTGTCCAGCGAGGCGCAGGTGGACGCGGGCGTCGCCGACGTCGTGCAGCGGCTCGGCGGCGTGGACGTGCTGGTGAGCAACGCCGGCATCCAGATCATCGCCCCGGTGGACGAGCTCACCTTCGAGCAGTGGCGGCGCATGCTGGGCATCCACCTGGACGGCGCCTTCCTCACCACGCGCGCCTGCCTGCGCCACATGTACAAGAGCGGGCGCGGCGGCAGCATCCTCTACATGGGTTCGGTGCACTCCAAGGAGGCCAGCCCCCTCAAGGCGCCCTACGTCGCCGCGAAGCACGGCCTGCTGGGGCTCGCGCGCGCGGTGGCCAAGGAGGGCGCGAAGCACAACGTGCGCGCCAACGTGCTCTGCCCGGGCTTCGTGCGCACCCCGCTCGTCGACAAGCAGATTCCGGAGCAGGCCAAGGAGCTCGGCATCAGCGAGGCCGAGGTCATCAAGAACGTCATGCTCAAGAACACGGTGGACGGCGAGTTCACCACCATGGCCGACGTGGCCGAGGCCGCCGTGTTCTTCGCCTCCTTCGCCTCCAAGGCCCTCACCGGCCAGTCGCTGATCATCAGTCACGGCTGGCACATGGAGTAG
- a CDS encoding OmpA family protein yields MKALLTALSLTLVVPSVALAQNPFGDLAKKASSAGKGELEKRINSKLLAEGQKNQCSFKSGTDVLAPGCEQKLKNLAGQLIEAKKQLDSSGAKAYKFEVSGHTDSVGDAAKNKALSLKRAEVIVKEMVARGVPRGEIIAVGRGSEKMLVKPDDTEAKRAKNRRYEIQVRL; encoded by the coding sequence ATGAAGGCCTTGTTGACCGCGCTGTCGCTGACCCTCGTCGTGCCGAGCGTGGCGCTCGCGCAGAACCCCTTCGGCGATCTCGCGAAGAAGGCGAGCTCGGCGGGCAAGGGCGAGCTGGAGAAGCGCATCAACTCGAAGCTGCTGGCCGAGGGCCAGAAGAACCAGTGCAGCTTCAAGTCGGGCACGGACGTGCTCGCGCCCGGCTGCGAGCAGAAGCTCAAGAACCTGGCGGGCCAGCTCATCGAGGCGAAGAAGCAGCTCGATTCGTCCGGAGCCAAGGCCTACAAGTTCGAGGTGAGCGGCCACACCGACTCGGTGGGCGACGCGGCGAAGAACAAGGCGCTGAGCCTCAAGCGCGCCGAGGTCATCGTGAAGGAGATGGTGGCGCGCGGCGTGCCGCGCGGCGAGATCATCGCCGTGGGTCGCGGCAGCGAGAAGATGCTGGTGAAGCCGGACGACACCGAGGCGAAGCGCGCGAAGAACCGCCGCTACGAGATCCAGGTGCGGCTGTAG
- a CDS encoding glycosyltransferase family 87 protein, whose amino-acid sequence MTRALTGRQRWGLALAVLPLLLYAWTGRARLNDLRLYADTVHALLAGGVPNVDFRFEYPPYALLAFVPAGLAGGDAARFAFAFVLQLLLLDAALKWALLREEGARRWLPLVLYALAAWVESLHYLKRFDLVPAFLVFFALRGLAGGRMVLAGALLSAGVMTKLYPVVVLPAALAWALQRGQGRRFCGGLALGLLPLVPLSALWPWWRFASFHVERGLQVESVWASVLWGLHRLGWVAQVQWTQAVAAYELHGAAAEAVRGWSRWVWVAGSLAAAGVAARAVRRLAPGDVAGQARVALLPLLAFVALNPVLSPQYLVWLMGPAALALTRGRWGVPAAVFAAVLLTRLVYTTDTYKVGYAPLHLLVLNARNFLLLWSTVALMWELWRGEQTGSGALAVQ is encoded by the coding sequence ATGACGCGAGCGCTCACAGGACGGCAGCGGTGGGGGCTCGCACTGGCGGTGCTGCCCTTGCTGCTCTACGCGTGGACGGGCAGGGCGCGGCTCAACGACCTGCGCCTCTACGCGGACACCGTGCACGCGCTGCTCGCGGGCGGCGTGCCCAACGTGGACTTCCGCTTCGAGTACCCGCCCTACGCGCTGCTCGCCTTCGTGCCCGCGGGGCTTGCAGGAGGCGATGCCGCGCGCTTCGCCTTCGCCTTCGTGCTGCAGCTGCTGCTGCTGGACGCGGCGCTCAAGTGGGCGCTCCTGCGCGAGGAGGGCGCGCGGCGCTGGCTGCCGCTCGTGCTCTACGCGCTCGCGGCGTGGGTGGAGAGCCTGCACTACCTCAAGCGCTTCGACCTGGTGCCGGCCTTCCTCGTCTTCTTCGCGCTGCGGGGGCTCGCGGGCGGGCGCATGGTGCTCGCGGGCGCGCTGCTCTCGGCCGGGGTGATGACGAAGCTGTACCCGGTGGTGGTGCTGCCCGCGGCGCTCGCGTGGGCGCTGCAGCGGGGACAGGGGCGCAGGTTCTGCGGAGGGCTCGCGCTGGGGCTCTTGCCGCTCGTGCCCCTGAGCGCGCTGTGGCCCTGGTGGCGCTTTGCCTCCTTCCACGTCGAGCGCGGGCTGCAGGTGGAGTCCGTGTGGGCCTCGGTGCTCTGGGGGCTGCACCGGCTCGGGTGGGTCGCGCAGGTGCAGTGGACGCAGGCGGTGGCTGCGTACGAACTGCACGGCGCGGCGGCGGAGGCCGTGCGCGGCTGGAGCCGCTGGGTGTGGGTGGCGGGCTCGCTCGCGGCGGCGGGGGTCGCGGCGCGCGCGGTGCGCAGACTCGCGCCGGGGGACGTGGCGGGCCAGGCGCGCGTGGCGCTGCTGCCGCTGCTCGCCTTCGTGGCGCTCAACCCGGTGCTCAGCCCGCAGTACCTCGTGTGGCTGATGGGCCCCGCGGCGCTCGCGCTCACGCGGGGGCGCTGGGGCGTGCCGGCGGCCGTGTTCGCGGCCGTGCTGCTCACCCGGCTCGTCTACACCACGGACACGTACAAGGTCGGCTACGCCCCGCTGCACCTGCTCGTGCTCAACGCCCGCAACTTTCTGCTGCTGTGGTCGACGGTGGCGCTGATGTGGGAGCTGTGGCGGGGCGAGCAGACGGGCAGCGGGGCCCTCGCAGTGCAATAA
- a CDS encoding prolyl oligopeptidase family protein translates to MRRLFAASLWSTLFALPAVAHAADQAETARKVAAPKEAAGEATQEDPFLWLEDVHGERALAWVKAQNARTLKVLEGDPRFEPFRAQALALLTATDRIPAPDFRAGGVDNFWQDQQNPRGLWRHTTLESYASPTPTWKTVLDVDALGKLEGKSWVFKGESCLPPADTRCLVRLSNGGQDAVEVRELDVAAGAFVPDGLRLPEGKGDVEWEDADTLIAGREWGGNGAPSTLTESGYPFVLKRVRRGQPFEKAEEVFRGKPTDVSASATALRDAEGALQAMLVQRGVTFFESEFYLLGGAGNVRIPLPPKATLQAFVDGQLVFTLEQDWGAFRQGALVALSLADLKRDAAHAKAQLVLQPTARQAIEAVSATRAHLVVNLYEDVKGAIDVYAHAGGRWTRRRLALPKDAPLSISIVATSHAHEQLFVESQGFLAPTALWLADAGTGSVKQVKSLPARFDASTHRVQQLWTKSKDGTRIPYFLVAPRSLKKGQPVPTLVYGYGGFQVAKPPVYLPEVGKLWLERGNAYVIANIRGGGEFGPRWHQAVLRENRQKAFDDYAAVLQDLVRRGVSSPRRLGIYGRSNGGVLTSVTLTQHPELLNAAVIESPLIDMLRYHKLPAGASWVGEYGNPDVPADAAFIAKYSAYQHLQPGVKYPRAYITTNTRDDRVHPGHARKFAAKLEALGAPYLYFENTEGGHSNDSDPVLNARRWALHYVYLMQQLVD, encoded by the coding sequence ATGCGCAGGCTGTTCGCCGCATCGCTGTGGAGCACGCTGTTCGCCCTGCCCGCCGTGGCCCACGCGGCGGACCAGGCCGAGACCGCCCGGAAGGTGGCCGCGCCGAAGGAGGCCGCGGGGGAGGCCACGCAAGAGGACCCCTTCCTCTGGCTCGAGGACGTGCACGGCGAGCGCGCGCTCGCGTGGGTGAAGGCGCAGAACGCGCGCACCCTGAAGGTGCTGGAGGGCGACCCGCGCTTCGAGCCCTTCCGCGCGCAAGCGCTCGCGCTGCTCACGGCGACCGACCGCATCCCCGCCCCCGACTTCCGCGCCGGCGGCGTGGACAACTTCTGGCAGGACCAGCAGAACCCGCGCGGCCTGTGGCGCCACACCACGCTGGAGAGCTACGCGAGCCCCACGCCCACCTGGAAGACGGTGCTGGACGTGGACGCGCTGGGCAAGCTCGAGGGCAAGAGCTGGGTGTTCAAGGGCGAGAGCTGCCTGCCTCCCGCGGACACGCGCTGCCTCGTGCGCCTGAGCAACGGCGGGCAGGACGCGGTGGAGGTGCGCGAGCTGGACGTGGCGGCAGGGGCCTTCGTGCCGGACGGCCTGCGCCTGCCCGAGGGCAAGGGCGACGTGGAGTGGGAGGACGCGGACACGCTCATCGCGGGGCGCGAGTGGGGCGGCAACGGCGCCCCGAGCACGCTCACCGAGTCCGGCTACCCCTTCGTGCTCAAGCGCGTGCGGCGCGGCCAGCCGTTCGAGAAGGCCGAGGAGGTGTTCCGCGGGAAGCCGACGGACGTGTCCGCGAGCGCCACGGCCCTGCGCGATGCGGAAGGCGCGCTGCAGGCGATGCTCGTGCAGCGCGGCGTCACCTTCTTCGAGAGCGAGTTCTATCTGCTCGGGGGCGCAGGCAACGTGCGGATCCCGCTTCCGCCCAAGGCCACCCTGCAGGCCTTCGTGGACGGGCAGCTGGTGTTCACGCTGGAGCAGGACTGGGGCGCCTTCCGGCAGGGGGCGCTGGTGGCGCTCTCGCTCGCGGACCTGAAGAGGGACGCCGCGCACGCGAAGGCGCAGCTGGTGCTGCAGCCCACGGCGCGCCAGGCCATCGAGGCGGTGTCCGCCACGCGCGCGCACCTGGTGGTGAACCTGTACGAGGACGTGAAGGGCGCCATCGACGTGTACGCGCACGCGGGCGGGCGCTGGACGCGCCGGCGCCTCGCGCTGCCGAAGGACGCCCCGCTGAGCATCAGCATCGTGGCCACCTCGCACGCGCACGAGCAGCTCTTCGTGGAGTCGCAGGGCTTCCTCGCTCCCACGGCGCTGTGGCTCGCGGACGCGGGCACCGGCAGCGTGAAGCAGGTGAAGAGCCTGCCGGCGCGCTTCGATGCGTCCACGCACCGGGTGCAGCAGCTCTGGACGAAGAGCAAGGACGGCACGCGCATCCCCTACTTCCTCGTGGCCCCGCGCAGCCTGAAGAAGGGGCAGCCCGTGCCCACGCTGGTGTACGGCTACGGCGGCTTCCAGGTGGCCAAGCCGCCCGTGTACCTGCCCGAGGTGGGCAAGCTGTGGCTCGAGCGGGGCAACGCCTACGTCATCGCCAACATCCGCGGCGGCGGCGAGTTCGGCCCGCGCTGGCACCAGGCGGTGCTGCGCGAGAACCGGCAGAAGGCCTTCGACGACTACGCCGCGGTGCTGCAGGACCTGGTGCGCCGCGGGGTGAGCAGCCCGCGGCGCCTCGGCATCTACGGGCGCTCCAATGGCGGCGTGCTCACCAGCGTGACGCTGACGCAGCACCCGGAGCTGCTCAACGCGGCCGTCATCGAGAGCCCGCTCATCGACATGCTGCGCTACCACAAGCTGCCGGCCGGGGCCTCCTGGGTGGGCGAGTACGGCAACCCGGACGTGCCCGCGGACGCGGCCTTCATCGCGAAGTACTCCGCCTACCAGCACCTGCAGCCGGGCGTGAAGTACCCGCGCGCCTACATCACCACCAACACGCGCGACGACCGCGTGCACCCGGGCCACGCGCGCAAGTTCGCCGCGAAGCTGGAGGCGCTGGGCGCCCCGTACCTCTACTTCGAGAACACCGAGGGCGGGCACTCCAACGACTCCGACCCGGTGCTCAACGCGCGCCGCTGGGCGCTGCACTACGTGTACCTGATGCAGCAGCTGGTGGACTGA
- a CDS encoding plastocyanin/azurin family copper-binding protein, translating into MRTTGLWAVAVTGWLVLSACGGSSYGGGNPSPSPSNPNEAVLTIQNMAFSPANLAVVPGQTVRVRNLDAMAHSVTSQSAPNQFRPGAVNGISFDTGAFTGERTFVIPTSAAVGTLVPYFCTVHPGTMANTGVITVRAAGDTTPPPTDPPPGY; encoded by the coding sequence ATGCGGACGACAGGGCTGTGGGCTGTGGCAGTGACGGGGTGGCTGGTGCTCTCGGCGTGCGGGGGCAGCAGCTACGGAGGCGGCAACCCCAGCCCCTCGCCGAGCAACCCCAACGAGGCGGTGCTCACCATCCAGAACATGGCCTTCAGCCCGGCGAACCTCGCCGTCGTCCCGGGGCAGACCGTGCGGGTGCGCAACCTGGACGCGATGGCGCACTCGGTCACGAGCCAGTCCGCGCCCAACCAGTTCCGCCCCGGGGCCGTGAACGGCATCTCCTTCGACACCGGGGCCTTCACCGGCGAGCGCACCTTCGTCATCCCCACGAGCGCCGCGGTGGGCACGCTGGTGCCCTACTTCTGCACCGTGCACCCGGGCACCATGGCGAACACCGGGGTCATCACCGTGCGCGCGGCGGGCGACACCACGCCCCCGCCCACGGACCCGCCGCCCGGCTACTGA